A window of the Mesotoga prima MesG1.Ag.4.2 genome harbors these coding sequences:
- a CDS encoding DUF5693 family protein has protein sequence MAEVPVRPKKPRRRRRNEKQKNVISLGNGIVIVVFVVGLLMSLLYIPWRVSLDSNYNRAALVTEKKVDGVPSKQLIYVDNLTEISELGSAVVFMDLRDDWNRLEEILDLQVPVILTGVSPYPVSELASILDSHCAYTGYMEFDERGQYVLDVLKARDNKSLVFRVHNLKKKEYPNYDIDRAVTRYIRSVRERSVDALLFLTPPVDFDYDELVHKSYEELNEQDLISDEITSPRTGSSRFKLLSALFIFVLILSVSPLGAVGITVVFLLFPTIGLPLAAIAGEFAIYRRLSSLDTGVFRGLLLFFSLSVFLGISINASMVGVEFQNGLELFRGVKVSLVALPGWLFVTGFMKSVSRKISKGDLLVFVFAGIAAGYYILRSGNFSFVLDSERMVRDYLDNLLLVRPRFKELLAYPLLAILIHFSFNIKGKLAPVIASGGSLVIVSIVNTFCHATVPLWTGLLRSLYGLLFGTVVSMILITFVKKYSRSCKDVEVLLNESDEDESN, from the coding sequence TTGGCGGAAGTTCCCGTTAGACCTAAGAAGCCTCGAAGAAGACGAAGAAACGAAAAACAGAAGAATGTAATCAGTCTTGGGAACGGCATAGTTATCGTTGTTTTTGTTGTGGGTCTGCTTATGTCTCTTCTATATATTCCTTGGAGAGTCTCCCTGGATTCTAATTACAACCGTGCAGCTCTTGTTACCGAGAAGAAGGTTGACGGCGTTCCATCAAAGCAGCTGATTTACGTAGATAATCTGACGGAAATTTCAGAACTCGGCTCTGCGGTTGTCTTTATGGATCTCAGAGATGACTGGAATAGACTGGAGGAAATTCTAGATTTGCAGGTTCCTGTGATACTTACGGGGGTTTCTCCGTACCCTGTTTCGGAACTAGCTTCTATTCTGGATAGTCATTGCGCTTATACTGGCTACATGGAGTTTGACGAAAGAGGGCAGTACGTTCTTGACGTCTTAAAGGCCCGAGATAACAAGTCTCTGGTTTTCCGCGTCCACAATCTGAAGAAGAAAGAGTACCCAAATTACGATATCGATAGAGCTGTAACGAGGTACATTAGATCAGTTAGGGAGCGAAGTGTCGACGCATTGCTTTTCTTAACTCCTCCGGTTGATTTCGACTATGATGAGCTAGTTCACAAATCCTACGAGGAACTAAACGAACAGGACTTAATCTCTGACGAAATAACATCTCCGAGGACTGGCTCATCAAGATTCAAATTGCTTTCAGCGTTGTTCATATTTGTGTTGATCCTATCAGTTAGTCCGCTTGGCGCCGTTGGAATCACAGTTGTGTTTCTACTTTTCCCGACTATCGGTCTGCCTCTGGCAGCAATTGCAGGGGAGTTTGCGATTTACAGAAGGTTGTCTTCTCTAGATACCGGGGTTTTCAGAGGGTTACTACTATTCTTTTCGCTTTCTGTTTTTCTGGGAATCTCTATCAATGCATCCATGGTCGGAGTCGAATTCCAGAATGGTCTAGAGCTCTTCAGGGGTGTGAAAGTATCTCTTGTTGCCCTCCCCGGTTGGTTATTCGTAACCGGTTTTATGAAGAGTGTCTCCAGAAAAATATCTAAGGGCGACCTGTTGGTATTTGTGTTTGCCGGAATAGCGGCCGGTTACTACATTCTTAGAAGTGGAAACTTTTCCTTTGTTCTTGACTCCGAAAGAATGGTAAGGGACTATCTAGACAATCTCCTGCTGGTTCGTCCACGTTTCAAAGAGCTACTTGCATATCCTTTGCTAGCCATCCTGATTCACTTCTCTTTCAACATCAAGGGAAAACTCGCTCCAGTCATTGCATCGGGAGGATCTCTTGTGATAGTGTCGATCGTCAATACCTTCTGTCATGCCACCGTCCCACTTTGGACGGGACTGCTGAGAAGCTTGTACGGTCTATTATTCGGGACAGTTGTTTCAATGATATTGATTACATTTGTCAAGAAGTATAGTAGAAGCTGTAAGGATGTTGAAGTACTGTTGAACGAGAGTGACGAAGACGAGTCTAATTAA